The proteins below come from a single Cololabis saira isolate AMF1-May2022 chromosome 2, fColSai1.1, whole genome shotgun sequence genomic window:
- the LOC133420468 gene encoding U3 small nucleolar ribonucleoprotein protein MPP10-like: MASKDVRSVLEDCVKTINANAAQPENFLSLQDEVAADFKSLTKALYDFHKAQEPADYKGSPLAQLVVEDFDEEQIWQELELQNDAVLGHFKRAIDVALSDKTLSLLSAEEEEEEEEYGQEEEGATDDENEFKEQEEPSRRSKKKPLEADRYSEDDSDIDFDVDDLEKREKQKKESGRKGSKAKSVPSEVDDKFFKLSEMETFLDDMDKREGKKDEDEDELDYFQDLPSDDDDDDDDLDLDQIMSSTKKNTVKSSRDLKYKDFFDPVDSGAVKTDEQSDGEDHGTDASQEEESDDEAADHDGEEDEDYDDDDDDEDGEEQRNNAKSSHKKVTFNLSGDEDSEGEDMEDIFGGKAPTTDKSEVKSSFEKRQEKMSQKIEELEKAALGQKPWQLLGEVTAQTRPENSMLEEDVEFEQTARMAPAITEETTLQLEDIIRQRIKDQAFDDVVRKEKPKEEVFEYKKRLTLDHEKSKQSLAEIYEQEYIKQTQKKTEDEENPAHAEIQKVMDTLFLKLDALSNFHFTPKPRVPEVKVVSNLPSVTMEDVAPVSASDATLLAPEEVKGKNKAGDLLGDAEKTSTDKKRERRHKKKAKQLKIKEKEKRQKLKDASKSGENNKPSKAQVTESLKKLSKAGKATILKDEGKDKALRSSQAFFSQLQDQVKSQIKSAKDQSSKKKKRKEVSASKLKL, encoded by the exons ATGGCTAGTAAAGATGTGCGGAGTGTGCTGGAGGACTGTGTCAAAACCATTAATGCCAATGCAGCACAGCCAGAGAACTTTCTGAG CCTTCAAGATGAAGTGGCAGCAGACTTTAAATCCCTCACTAAGGCCCTGTATGACTTCCACAAAGCTCAGGAGCCCGCAGATTATAAAGGCAGCCCTTTGGCTCAGCTGGTGGTGGAAGATTTTGATGAGGAGCAGATTTGGCAGGAGCTGGAGCTTCAGAATGATGCTGTATTGGGACACTTCAAACGTGCCATTGATGTGGCTTTGTCAGACAAGACATTAAGTTTGCTGtcagcagaggaggaggaggaagaagaagagtaTGGACAAGAGGAAGAAGGAGCaacagatgatgaaaatgaATTTAAAGAACAAGAGGAGCCATCTAGACGGTCTAAGAAAAAGCCTCTGGAGGCTGACAGGTACTCGGAGGATGACTCTGACATAGATTTCGATGTGGATGATCTCGAGAAACGAGAGAAGCAGAAGAAAGAGAGTGGAAGAAAAGGCTCCAAAGCAAAATCAGTTCCCTCTGAGGTTGACGATAAGTTCTTCAAGCTGTCAGAAATGGAGACATTTCTTGACGATATGGACAAacgagagggaaagaaagacgaGGATGAGGATGAACTGGACTATTTTCAGGACCTGCCTTCTGATGATGACGACGACGATGATGATCTTGACTTGGATCAAATAATGTCTTCCACGAAGAAAAACACA GTAAAAAGCTCAAGAGATCTCAAATACAAGGACTTCTTTGATCCAGTGGACAGTGGAGCAGTTAAAACAGATGAGCAGTCAGATGGAGAAGATCATGGCACGGATGCGAGCCAGGAAGAAGAAAGTGATGACGAAGCCGCTGATCATGATGGTGAAGAGGATGaggattatgatgatgatgatgatgatgaggatgg GGAAGAGCAGAGAAACAACGCCAAATCATCTCATAAAAAAGTGACCTTTAATCTCAGTGGGGATGAAGACAGCGAGGGGGAGGATATGGAGGACATCTTTGGAGGAAAAGCCCCAACCACAGACAAGTCTGAAGTAAAGTCTTCATTTGAGAAGCGGCAAGAAAAG ATGTCGCAGAAAATCGAGGAGCTGGAGAAAGCAGCTCTCGGCCAGAAGCCGTGGCAGCTGTTGGGAGAGGTGACGGCGCAGACCCGTCCTGAGAACAGCATGCTGGAGGAAGATGTGGAGTTTGAGCAGACGGCAAGGATGG CTCCCGCCATCACTGAAGAAACCACACTACAGCTTGAAGACATCATCAGACAGAGAATTAAAGACCAG GCATTTGACGATGTGGTCCGCAAAGAGAAGCCTAAAGAGGAGGTGTTTGAGTACAAGAAGAGACTAACCTTGGACCATGAGAAGAGCAAGCAAAGTCTAGCAGAAATCTATGAACAAGAATACATTAAACAGACCCAG AAAAAGACTGAGGATGAGGAGAACCCAGCCCATGCAGAAATTCAAAAAGTGATGGATACCCTCTTCCTAAAGTTGGACGCTCTCTCCAACTTCCACTTCACTCCAAAACCA CGTGTTCCTGAAGTCAAAGTTGTATCTAACTTGCCCTCAGTTACCATGGAGGACGTGGCTCCAGTCAGCGCCAGTGATGCTACCCTGCTCGCACCAGAAGAAGTCAAG GGGAAGAACAAAGCAGGAGATCTACTGGGTGATGCTGAGAAGACGTCAACGGACAAGAAGCGCGAGAGGCGTCACAAAAAGAAGGCGAAGCAACTGAAgataaaggaaaaagaaaagagacagaAACTTAAGGATGCCAGCAAATCGGGGGAAAACAACAAGCCATCAAAGGCTCAAGTCACAGAAAGCCTGAAGAAACTCTCAAAAGCCGGCAAAGCCACGATACTCAAG
- the LOC133420478 gene encoding methylmalonyl-CoA epimerase, mitochondrial-like: protein MASTLLKVAVSGVSRCSRIMLLRGHSTTAALQQGIPGSLWKLGKLNHIAIAVPDMEKATALYRDVLGATVSDKVPLPEHGVYTVFVELGNTKLELLYPLGDKSPISGFLQKNKSGGMHHICIEVDDINAAVADLKARNIRTLSAEPRIGAHGKPVMFLHPKDCDGVLVELEQA, encoded by the exons ATGGCGTCCACACTGTTGAAGGTTGCAG TATCAGGTGTTTCCAGATGCTCCCGCATCATGCTCCTCAGGGGACATTCAACAACAGCGGCCCTTCAACAGGGAATTCCTGGATCGCTTTGGAAGCTGGGAAAGCTGAACCACATTGCCATCGCTGTGCCTGACATGGAGAAGGCCACAGCTCTGTACCGGGATGTACTCGGGGCCACAGTGAGCGACAAGGTGCCCCTGCCTGAGCATGGCGTCTACACAGTGTTTGTGGAGCTTGGAAACACCAAGCTGGAGCTGCTCTATCCTTTGGGGGACAAGAGCCCCATCTCTGGCTTCTTACAGAAGAACAAATCCGGAGGAATGCATCACATTTGTATTGAG GTAGACGACATTAACGCTGCCGTGGCCGACCTGAAGGCAAGGAACATCAGAACGCTGTCAGCAGAGCCCCGAATAGGTGCCCACGGGAAGCCGGTCATGTTCCTTCATCCCAAAGACTGCGACGGTGTGTTGGTGGAGCTTGAGCAAGCATGA